The proteins below are encoded in one region of Bifidobacterium dentium JCM 1195 = DSM 20436:
- the gatC gene encoding Asp-tRNA(Asn)/Glu-tRNA(Gln) amidotransferase subunit GatC, producing the protein MPTFTKEEIVHLGDLARIALTDEEITRLQGDLNVIAESINKVQEIATDDVPPTANPIPLEAYLRPDVPQTPLTQEEATAGAPVSEAGMFVAPRILGEE; encoded by the coding sequence ATGCCTACTTTCACCAAAGAAGAAATCGTGCATTTGGGCGATTTGGCCCGAATCGCACTCACCGATGAGGAAATCACCCGTCTGCAGGGCGATCTGAACGTCATCGCCGAATCCATCAACAAGGTGCAGGAAATCGCCACTGATGACGTACCGCCGACCGCCAACCCGATTCCACTGGAGGCCTATCTGCGTCCGGATGTTCCGCAGACTCCACTGACCCAGGAAGAAGCGACCGCAGGCGCTCCGGTCTCCGAGGCCGGCATGTTCGTCGCACCACGCATTTTGGGGGAGGAGTGA
- a CDS encoding type I phosphoribosyltransferase, with translation MTDEKTFRKTVPAATEVASTATATEPSTVDFAMLEPRDQLKTLLQAEMKDKPFSELASVTFDHRGASVVGHILLDTLEEAGYSVDDVDAVGALTAAAVPLVSAMIQAAASRGEDLNGFVMDFVYPSIKGPSITGKRVVLLDSWLSEKSYVQTSSLVTLRNGNELSLDFSVVEREGAEVLAVASLIGGVDMTHPTIKVVNPVSGDESELPFIEVYKESELH, from the coding sequence ATGACTGACGAGAAGACTTTCCGTAAGACCGTGCCGGCCGCCACCGAGGTCGCATCGACCGCCACCGCCACTGAGCCGTCCACCGTCGATTTCGCCATGCTCGAGCCGCGCGATCAGCTCAAGACCCTGCTGCAGGCCGAGATGAAGGACAAGCCGTTCTCAGAGCTTGCATCCGTGACGTTCGATCATCGCGGGGCCTCCGTCGTCGGGCATATCTTGCTTGATACGTTGGAGGAAGCCGGCTATTCCGTTGATGATGTCGATGCCGTCGGCGCGTTGACCGCCGCTGCGGTGCCGTTGGTCTCCGCCATGATCCAGGCTGCGGCCTCCCGTGGTGAAGACTTGAACGGATTCGTCATGGATTTCGTGTACCCGTCCATCAAGGGACCGTCCATCACGGGCAAGCGCGTGGTGCTGCTCGACTCCTGGCTGTCCGAAAAGTCGTATGTGCAAACCTCCTCGCTTGTCACCTTGCGTAATGGCAACGAACTGAGTCTCGACTTTTCCGTCGTGGAGAGGGAAGGGGCCGAAGTGCTCGCCGTGGCGTCGTTGATTGGTGGCGTGGATATGACCCATCCGACCATCAAGGTCGTCAATCCGGTCTCCGGCGATGAGTCCGAGTTGCCATTCATCGAAGTGTACAAGGAGTCCGAGCTTCACTGA
- the rmuC gene encoding DNA recombination protein RmuC codes for MFDNPVFVMVLMVIVAALGAAAGFFAGRSRGQDMARDARTADLNEAKAQIEDGRRRIGDLTTSVAQYRTQSEGLNQQLTYLKSQLAQAQSAEQTRIEREREKAAAEAERRQTESERQLREQSKVLSALAPVQKNLDALQEKVSQIEEGRKREMGALGEQLKGLGEQQARLDRETSSLSAALRNNRVRGAWGEAQLRNIVESAGLLEHVDFDTQVVVTDADGHTQRPDMVIHMPGGKTIPIDAKAPYADYQRACEIPDTASQEELTRKADLLRAHAKAVREHVKVLGDKAYWNAFSDAPDFVIAFIPNESLLQAALETDPTLMDDAFARKVALTSPITLWAVLKSVAYAWQQQSLTDDAKMLFDLSRELYERFAVLGERATKLGTAITRTVGAYNAFASSLESRVLVTARKLQRVDQGKVIESVEIIPSEKADIRELTAPETVDDARD; via the coding sequence ATGTTCGACAATCCTGTGTTTGTAATGGTGCTGATGGTGATCGTGGCCGCGCTTGGAGCGGCCGCGGGCTTTTTCGCGGGGCGATCCAGAGGGCAGGACATGGCGCGGGATGCGCGTACCGCCGACTTGAACGAGGCGAAGGCTCAGATCGAGGACGGTCGGCGACGGATCGGCGATCTGACCACATCCGTGGCACAGTACCGCACGCAGTCCGAAGGATTGAATCAGCAGCTGACATATCTCAAATCCCAGCTGGCGCAGGCGCAAAGCGCCGAGCAGACGAGAATCGAGCGTGAGCGTGAAAAGGCCGCCGCGGAGGCGGAACGTCGGCAGACCGAAAGCGAGCGGCAGTTGCGGGAGCAGAGCAAGGTGCTCTCCGCTCTGGCTCCTGTGCAGAAGAATCTTGACGCCCTTCAGGAGAAGGTTTCCCAAATCGAAGAGGGGCGCAAGCGTGAAATGGGTGCGCTCGGCGAGCAACTCAAGGGTTTGGGGGAACAGCAGGCGCGGCTCGACCGTGAGACGAGCTCGCTGTCGGCTGCATTGCGCAACAACAGGGTACGTGGCGCCTGGGGCGAGGCGCAATTGCGTAACATCGTCGAATCGGCGGGTCTGCTGGAACATGTCGATTTTGATACGCAGGTGGTCGTCACCGACGCGGACGGGCATACCCAGCGTCCGGACATGGTGATCCACATGCCTGGTGGTAAAACCATTCCGATCGACGCAAAGGCACCATATGCCGACTATCAACGTGCCTGCGAGATTCCCGACACCGCTTCGCAGGAAGAGCTGACGCGCAAGGCGGATCTGCTGAGGGCCCATGCCAAGGCAGTGCGCGAGCATGTGAAGGTGCTGGGGGACAAGGCCTACTGGAACGCGTTCTCGGACGCGCCGGATTTCGTGATCGCCTTCATCCCGAACGAGTCGCTGCTGCAGGCCGCCTTGGAGACCGATCCGACGCTGATGGACGACGCATTCGCCCGTAAGGTGGCTTTGACCTCACCGATTACGTTGTGGGCGGTGTTGAAATCGGTGGCTTACGCCTGGCAACAGCAGAGCCTTACCGATGACGCGAAAATGCTGTTCGACCTGTCACGTGAACTGTATGAGCGTTTCGCGGTGCTGGGGGAGCGCGCCACCAAACTCGGTACGGCGATTACCAGAACGGTTGGCGCCTATAATGCGTTCGCCTCGTCATTGGAGTCCCGCGTGCTGGTCACCGCTCGCAAACTGCAACGCGTGGATCAGGGCAAGGTCATCGAATCCGTGGAAATCATTCCATCCGAGAAGGCGGATATCCGTGAGCTGACGGCGCCCGAAACCGTAGATGATGCGAGGGATTGA